In Janibacter cremeus, a genomic segment contains:
- a CDS encoding acyltransferase, with translation MAFWTGKSSAGVIGGLAARGELGVAIFFALSAFLLSAPFVRRAIGQPARWSLGTYLVRRAARIMPAYLFALVGVVTAAAVLGGAAADVLDVRTVLVHLVVGQGWTGRTFQSFTQTWSLTTEVTFYLILPVVALLLARPTRGATPTATAHRLLVACGVVAVVGLVGQGAIDLLPSPDDAGVLATSAAGHAAWFALGAALTVVIEAEHAGHPVSRRPWLEALRTSPGTLVVLAGVLWLVASTDVAGPRGLEPANGLESVAAEVLYGLVAGCLLLAATTRGLTELLTDSPAAGPARWLGDISYAVFLWHVVVIQVSFAVLDLQLFAAPFGLTLVLTTVVSVGLAHLSWSLLERPVLALAHRRRYAPVPQPAPRA, from the coding sequence GTGGCGTTCTGGACCGGCAAGAGCAGTGCGGGTGTCATCGGCGGGCTCGCCGCCCGTGGCGAGCTCGGGGTGGCGATCTTCTTCGCCCTGTCGGCGTTCCTGCTGTCCGCCCCCTTCGTCCGACGGGCCATCGGGCAGCCGGCCCGGTGGTCGCTCGGCACCTACCTGGTACGCCGGGCGGCACGGATCATGCCTGCCTACCTGTTCGCCCTCGTCGGGGTCGTGACCGCAGCAGCCGTGCTCGGTGGTGCTGCCGCGGACGTGCTCGACGTCCGGACCGTGCTCGTCCACCTCGTCGTCGGCCAGGGGTGGACGGGGCGCACCTTCCAGTCATTCACCCAGACGTGGAGCCTGACGACCGAGGTCACGTTCTACCTGATCCTGCCCGTGGTCGCTCTCCTGCTGGCCCGTCCGACGCGCGGCGCCACCCCCACCGCGACGGCCCACCGACTGCTCGTGGCCTGCGGCGTCGTCGCCGTCGTCGGACTGGTCGGCCAGGGGGCCATCGACCTGCTGCCGAGCCCCGACGACGCGGGCGTGCTGGCCACGTCGGCCGCCGGGCACGCCGCGTGGTTCGCCCTGGGAGCGGCGCTCACGGTCGTCATCGAGGCGGAGCACGCGGGCCATCCCGTCTCCCGACGCCCCTGGCTGGAGGCGCTGCGCACCAGTCCGGGCACCCTCGTCGTCCTGGCCGGCGTCCTGTGGTTGGTGGCGTCGACCGACGTGGCCGGTCCCCGTGGGTTGGAGCCGGCGAACGGGCTCGAGTCGGTCGCCGCCGAAGTGCTCTACGGCCTGGTCGCCGGGTGCCTCCTGCTCGCCGCGACGACCCGCGGCCTGACCGAGCTGCTCACCGACTCGCCCGCGGCCGGCCCGGCACGATGGCTCGGTGACATCTCCTACGCCGTCTTCCTCTGGCACGTCGTCGTGATCCAGGTGAGCTTCGCCGTGCTCGACCTACAGCTCTTCGCCGCCCCCTTCGGCCTCACCCTCGTGCTGACCACGGTGGTCAGCGTGGGTCTGGCCCACCTTTCGTGGAGCCTGCTGGAGCGTCCGGTGCTGGCCCTGGCCCACCGACGCCGGTACGCACCAGTGCCGCAGCCAGCACCCCGAGCGTGA
- a CDS encoding GHMP kinase, with amino-acid sequence MTVRPVLRARAPLRVSFAGGGSDVAPFPQREGGAVLSATIGSYAYATLRPRDDGHITVESHDYGTSIGYDVGAPLELDGDLDLPKAAIARIMALEGAMASDGFDLFLHTNAPPGSGLGSSSAVMVAVIDLVARHCGLDLGPYEIAELAYRLEREDLAIPGGSQDQYAAAFGGFNFMEFRTDGRVVVNPLRVRSDTVHELEHNMLLAYTGRTRVSDHIIEDQVSRYETGNLDAVAGLRAQRDLADAMRVALLRGQVDELGHLLGEAWREKQRMSSRITTPLISDAVDLALRSGALGGKVTGAGGGGHLIFVCEFERRHVVADALIDLGLTVSEFTFTKHGVTTWKGQQ; translated from the coding sequence ATGACCGTGCGCCCGGTACTGCGTGCCCGCGCGCCCCTTCGGGTCAGCTTCGCCGGTGGCGGCTCGGACGTGGCCCCCTTCCCCCAGCGCGAAGGAGGCGCGGTCCTCAGCGCGACGATCGGCAGCTACGCCTACGCGACCCTGCGCCCGCGCGATGACGGCCACATCACCGTCGAATCGCACGACTACGGCACCTCGATCGGCTACGACGTGGGCGCTCCGCTCGAGCTCGACGGTGATCTGGATCTGCCGAAGGCGGCGATCGCCCGCATCATGGCACTCGAGGGAGCCATGGCCTCGGACGGCTTCGACCTCTTCCTCCACACCAATGCACCCCCGGGGTCGGGGCTGGGCAGCTCGAGTGCCGTGATGGTTGCCGTCATCGACCTCGTCGCCCGACACTGCGGCCTCGATCTGGGTCCGTACGAGATCGCCGAGCTCGCCTACCGCCTGGAGCGTGAGGACCTTGCCATCCCCGGCGGCTCCCAGGACCAGTACGCGGCCGCCTTCGGTGGCTTCAACTTCATGGAGTTCCGCACCGACGGCCGGGTCGTCGTCAACCCCCTGCGCGTGCGGTCGGACACCGTGCACGAGCTGGAGCACAACATGCTCCTCGCCTACACGGGGCGCACCCGGGTCAGCGACCACATCATCGAGGACCAGGTCTCGCGGTACGAGACCGGCAATCTCGATGCCGTGGCCGGCCTGCGTGCCCAGCGGGACCTCGCGGATGCCATGCGGGTGGCGCTGCTGCGCGGGCAGGTCGACGAGCTCGGGCACCTGTTGGGGGAGGCGTGGCGCGAGAAGCAACGGATGTCCTCGCGCATCACCACCCCGCTGATCAGCGACGCGGTCGACCTCGCCCTGCGCAGCGGTGCGCTCGGCGGCAAGGTGACCGGCGCCGGCGGCGGTGGCCACCTGATCTTCGTCTGCGAGTTCGAGCGACGGCACGTCGTCGCCGACGCCTTGATCGATCTGGGTCTGACGGTCTCCGAGTTCACTTTCACCAAGCACGGCGTGACCACGTGGAAGGGCCAGCAATGA
- a CDS encoding D-sedoheptulose-7-phosphate isomerase codes for MTMQDSTGPDILATRLDAGIAAWGELAAQVAQPDLRERARAAGGSVLAALAAGHTLLVAGNGGSAAISSHIAAEFLGKCVVDRHPLPAISLAESPASLTAIGNDYGFDEVFVRGVQAFGRPGDVLLAMSTSGASPNIIAALAEARSRGLGTILMTGEKGAGRVDLADHLLAVPSRETPRIQEVHMLWAHSWCEAVDHAMQEQG; via the coding sequence ATGACCATGCAGGACAGCACGGGACCCGACATCCTCGCGACCCGGCTCGACGCCGGGATCGCGGCGTGGGGTGAATTGGCGGCACAGGTCGCGCAACCGGACCTGCGCGAGCGCGCCCGGGCGGCGGGCGGTTCGGTGCTGGCCGCACTGGCTGCCGGGCACACGCTCCTCGTCGCCGGCAACGGGGGCAGTGCCGCGATCTCCAGCCACATCGCTGCCGAGTTCCTGGGCAAGTGCGTCGTCGACCGCCACCCGCTGCCGGCCATCAGCCTGGCGGAGTCGCCCGCCTCGCTGACCGCGATCGGCAACGACTACGGCTTCGACGAGGTCTTCGTGCGCGGGGTGCAGGCCTTCGGCCGGCCGGGTGACGTCCTCCTCGCGATGTCCACCTCGGGTGCGAGCCCCAACATCATCGCCGCCCTGGCGGAGGCACGTTCGCGAGGTCTGGGCACGATCCTGATGACGGGGGAGAAGGGGGCCGGCCGGGTGGACCTCGCCGACCACCTCCTCGCCGTTCCCTCACGGGAGACGCCACGGATCCAGGAGGTCCACATGCTGTGGGCGCACTCCTGGTGCGAGGCCGTCGACCACGCGATGCAGGAGCAGGGCTGA
- a CDS encoding D-glycero-alpha-D-manno-heptose-1,7-bisphosphate 7-phosphatase, with protein MIDPAGPGAPFDLVLLDRDGTLNVRVEDGYVTSPEDLVMLPGSERAVGRITASGCRTVLVTNQRGIARGRMTGADLACVHARLAEELALGGGRLDAIAVCPHREGECGCRKPLDGLFRAALARAPWASPDRCLMIGDMPADLEPAARLGMRTLRVGGAVGIAAGVARILGPDSAGGEPS; from the coding sequence GTGATCGACCCCGCCGGGCCCGGGGCCCCCTTCGACCTCGTCCTGCTCGACCGGGACGGGACGCTCAACGTCCGGGTCGAGGACGGGTACGTCACCTCACCGGAGGACCTGGTCATGCTGCCGGGCTCCGAGCGTGCCGTCGGGCGGATCACCGCGTCCGGGTGTCGCACCGTCCTGGTGACGAACCAGCGGGGCATCGCGCGGGGCCGGATGACCGGTGCGGACCTCGCCTGCGTGCACGCGCGTCTCGCCGAGGAGCTGGCGCTCGGTGGCGGGCGCCTCGACGCCATCGCGGTGTGCCCCCACCGGGAGGGGGAGTGCGGGTGCCGCAAGCCGCTGGACGGACTCTTCCGTGCTGCGCTTGCTCGGGCTCCCTGGGCGAGCCCGGACAGGTGCCTGATGATCGGGGACATGCCCGCCGACCTCGAGCCGGCCGCACGTCTTGGGATGCGGACGCTCCGCGTCGGTGGCGCTGTCGGTATCGCCGCAGGTGTCGCCCGGATTCTCGGGCCGGATTCTGCGGGTGGCGAGCCGTCCTGA
- a CDS encoding porin PorA family protein, with the protein MRKFLLPAIIMGVGAFILTMGLLFRFYAYPNLAVVPTDQNTTSVIQDPDATFFDADNVKPGSGELTTTARIIGDPEASEAASEETGRDVAVWNMGQVSDNNGDNMPMAGSTSVMVFDRHTAEAINCCGESENGEEVEREGLLVKFPFDTKAVDTYQWWDATVGKAFPVTYEGEETLQGMDLYKFTSEVPLTKYTTMELPGSLFGGAPSAPGVEADRFYSNERTFWVDPVTGVIIDRVEDQHQEFRHDGETVNALTTTSSFTQKTVDTNVEDYKSKSSQLALVKNTLPVIFTVIGLVLLLAGLVMSVIIGRRKNTEVPVQADDRGDPVFGDRG; encoded by the coding sequence GTGCGCAAGTTTCTGCTGCCGGCGATCATCATGGGCGTCGGTGCATTCATCCTCACCATGGGACTGCTCTTCCGGTTCTATGCCTACCCGAACCTGGCGGTCGTCCCGACCGACCAGAACACGACGTCGGTCATCCAGGATCCTGACGCGACCTTCTTCGACGCCGACAACGTCAAGCCGGGCTCGGGAGAGCTGACCACGACCGCCCGCATCATCGGTGACCCCGAGGCATCCGAGGCCGCGTCCGAGGAGACCGGCCGCGACGTCGCGGTGTGGAACATGGGCCAGGTCAGTGACAACAACGGCGACAACATGCCGATGGCCGGCAGCACGTCGGTCATGGTCTTCGACCGGCACACCGCCGAGGCGATCAACTGCTGTGGTGAGTCCGAGAACGGCGAAGAGGTCGAGCGTGAGGGACTGCTGGTGAAGTTCCCCTTCGACACCAAGGCCGTCGACACCTACCAGTGGTGGGACGCAACCGTGGGCAAGGCCTTCCCCGTGACGTACGAGGGTGAGGAGACGCTCCAGGGCATGGATCTGTACAAGTTCACCAGCGAGGTCCCGCTCACCAAGTACACGACGATGGAGCTGCCTGGCTCGCTGTTCGGCGGAGCGCCCTCGGCGCCCGGCGTCGAGGCAGACCGCTTCTACTCCAACGAGCGCACCTTCTGGGTCGACCCCGTCACGGGTGTCATCATCGACCGCGTCGAGGACCAGCACCAGGAATTCCGTCACGACGGTGAGACCGTCAACGCCCTGACGACCACGTCGAGCTTCACCCAGAAGACGGTGGACACGAATGTCGAGGACTACAAGTCGAAGTCCTCGCAGCTGGCGCTGGTGAAGAACACCCTGCCGGTCATCTTCACCGTCATCGGGCTCGTCCTGCTGCTCGCCGGTCTGGTCATGTCCGTCATCATCGGTCGACGCAAGAACACCGAGGTGCCGGTCCAGGCCGACGACCGTGGTGACCCGGTCTTCGGCGACCGCGGCTGA
- a CDS encoding UDP-glucuronic acid decarboxylase family protein has protein sequence MRAVVTGGAGFLGSHLCERLLARGDEVIALDNFVTGDPKNVAHLRDDPHFELRQVDVTADVRVEGDVDLILHFASPASPVDYLQLPIETLEVGSIGTMHALSLAREKGARFVLASTSEVYGDPQVHPQPESYWGHVNPVGPRGVYDEAKRFGEAMTLAHRNTHGISTGIVRIFNTFGPRMRPNDGRAIPNFIRQSLVGDPVTVAGDGSQTRSICFVDDLVAGILALADSDHPGPVNIGNPHEISMRDLAAWIIELVGSSSTIEYIPRPVDDPTVRQPDTTLARQLLGWRPEVDIETALRCTIDWFRSQSQMSHFPQPPLDAQRTTHILDVT, from the coding sequence ATGCGTGCAGTCGTCACCGGTGGCGCGGGGTTCCTCGGCTCCCACCTCTGTGAGCGACTGCTCGCACGTGGCGACGAGGTCATCGCCCTCGACAACTTCGTCACCGGTGATCCGAAGAACGTCGCGCACCTGCGCGACGATCCGCACTTCGAACTGCGTCAGGTCGACGTCACCGCGGACGTTCGCGTCGAGGGTGATGTCGACCTGATCCTCCACTTCGCCTCACCGGCGAGTCCGGTGGACTACCTGCAGCTGCCGATCGAGACCCTCGAGGTCGGCTCGATCGGCACGATGCACGCCCTTTCCCTCGCCCGCGAGAAGGGGGCCCGCTTCGTCCTCGCCTCGACGTCCGAGGTCTACGGCGACCCGCAGGTGCATCCGCAGCCGGAGAGCTATTGGGGGCACGTCAATCCGGTGGGGCCGCGCGGTGTCTACGACGAGGCGAAGCGCTTCGGTGAGGCGATGACCCTGGCCCACCGCAACACGCACGGGATCAGCACCGGCATCGTGCGGATATTCAACACCTTCGGTCCGCGGATGCGGCCCAACGACGGGCGTGCGATCCCCAACTTCATCCGGCAGTCGCTCGTCGGCGACCCGGTGACCGTGGCCGGTGACGGGTCGCAGACCCGCTCGATCTGCTTCGTCGACGACCTCGTCGCCGGGATCCTGGCGTTGGCCGACAGCGACCACCCGGGGCCGGTCAACATCGGCAACCCGCACGAGATCTCCATGCGTGACCTGGCGGCGTGGATCATCGAGCTGGTCGGATCCTCCTCGACGATCGAGTACATCCCGCGCCCCGTCGACGACCCGACGGTCCGTCAGCCCGACACGACCTTGGCCCGGCAACTGCTCGGGTGGCGGCCGGAGGTGGACATCGAGACTGCGCTGCGGTGCACGATCGACTGGTTCCGGTCGCAGTCACAGATGTCGCACTTCCCGCAGCCGCCGCTGGATGCGCAGCGGACGACGCACATCCTCGACGTCACCTGA
- a CDS encoding class I SAM-dependent methyltransferase: protein MSDGWSDGWSDGWSGGTSAVARRESGHGETVAANRSWWDSEAGDYLREHGDFLGDAELVWGPEGWTESQLCVLGPPGVLRGADVLEFGGGAAQGGRWCAAQGARVVSSDLSGGMLRTARQVDARSPGPAPELLQADATRLGLADASFDIVFSAYGATPFVADSAGLMAELARVLRPGGTLAFSTSHPIRWAFPDVPGPAGLTATASYFDETPYVEDEGDRASYVEHHRTMGHRIAEIIDAGLVLRAVLEPEWPADNSQVWGGWSPLRGQHFPGTAIFVATCPDG, encoded by the coding sequence ATGAGTGATGGCTGGTCGGACGGGTGGAGTGATGGGTGGTCGGGCGGGACGAGCGCGGTAGCACGCCGCGAGAGCGGTCACGGCGAGACGGTGGCCGCAAACCGCTCCTGGTGGGACAGCGAGGCCGGGGACTACCTCCGTGAGCACGGCGACTTCCTCGGCGATGCCGAGCTGGTCTGGGGCCCCGAGGGGTGGACGGAGTCGCAGCTGTGCGTCCTCGGCCCACCGGGGGTCCTCCGCGGCGCGGATGTCCTCGAGTTCGGTGGTGGCGCTGCGCAGGGTGGTCGGTGGTGCGCCGCCCAGGGTGCACGAGTGGTCTCCAGCGACCTGTCGGGCGGCATGCTGCGCACCGCGCGACAGGTCGACGCGCGCTCCCCCGGTCCCGCGCCGGAACTCCTCCAGGCGGATGCCACGCGGCTGGGGCTGGCGGATGCCAGCTTCGACATCGTCTTCTCCGCCTACGGGGCGACTCCCTTCGTCGCGGACAGTGCCGGGCTCATGGCCGAGTTGGCCCGTGTCCTGCGGCCCGGGGGGACACTCGCCTTCTCCACCTCGCACCCGATCCGCTGGGCCTTCCCCGACGTGCCGGGGCCGGCCGGACTGACGGCCACGGCCTCCTACTTCGACGAGACCCCCTACGTCGAGGACGAGGGGGATCGTGCCAGTTATGTCGAGCACCACAGGACGATGGGCCACCGGATCGCCGAGATCATCGACGCCGGACTGGTGCTGCGCGCGGTGCTCGAGCCGGAGTGGCCCGCCGACAACTCGCAGGTCTGGGGAGGGTGGTCACCGCTGCGTGGCCAGCACTTCCCCGGGACGGCGATCTTCGTCGCCACGTGTCCCGACGGATGA
- the rpsA gene encoding 30S ribosomal protein S1, producing the protein MTASTVDTTAPQIAVNDIGSEEDLLAAIDATIKDFNDGDIVEGHIVKVDRDEVLLDIGYKTEGVIPSRELSIKHDVDPAEIVAVGDEVEALVLQKEDKEGRLILSKKRAQYERAWGTIEKIKEEDGVVTGTVIEVVKGGLILDIGLRGFLPASLVEMRRVRDLQPYVGKEIEAKIIELDKNRNNVVLSRRAWLEQTQSEVRTTFLKELQKGQVRTGVVSSIVNFGAFVDLGGVDGLVHVSELSWKHIDHPSEVVEVGDEVTVEVLDVDMDRERVSLSLKATQEDPWQHFARTHAIGQVVPGKVTKLVPFGAFVRVEDGIEGLVHISELAERHVELPEQVVNVGQEIFVKVIDIDLERRRISLSLKQANEDGANLTEFDPTLYGMAAEYDEQGNYKYPEGFDSETNEWLEGYEAQREAWEKQYADAHARWEAHRAQMEKAAADDAAAAEGGDDVATTSYSSDSSSSSTSSTPAPSSAGAAAPAAPTNEGTLASDEALAALREKLTGN; encoded by the coding sequence ATGACTGCCAGCACGGTCGACACGACCGCCCCTCAGATCGCCGTCAACGACATCGGCTCTGAGGAAGATCTTCTCGCCGCCATCGACGCCACGATCAAGGACTTCAACGATGGCGACATCGTCGAGGGCCACATCGTCAAGGTCGACCGCGACGAGGTGCTCCTCGACATCGGCTACAAGACCGAGGGCGTCATCCCCTCGCGCGAGCTGTCCATCAAGCACGATGTCGACCCCGCCGAGATCGTCGCCGTCGGCGACGAGGTCGAGGCCCTCGTCCTCCAGAAGGAGGACAAGGAAGGTCGCCTGATCCTGTCCAAGAAGCGCGCTCAGTACGAGCGTGCCTGGGGCACCATCGAGAAGATCAAGGAAGAGGACGGCGTCGTCACCGGCACCGTCATCGAGGTCGTCAAGGGTGGTCTCATCCTCGACATCGGCCTGCGTGGCTTCCTTCCCGCCTCCCTGGTGGAGATGCGCCGCGTCCGCGATCTCCAGCCGTACGTCGGCAAGGAGATCGAGGCCAAGATCATCGAGCTCGACAAGAACCGCAACAACGTCGTGCTCTCGCGGCGTGCGTGGCTGGAGCAGACGCAGTCCGAGGTGCGCACCACCTTCCTCAAGGAACTGCAGAAGGGCCAGGTCCGCACGGGCGTCGTCTCCTCGATCGTCAACTTCGGTGCCTTCGTGGACCTGGGTGGCGTCGACGGTCTCGTCCACGTCTCCGAGCTGTCCTGGAAGCACATCGACCACCCGTCCGAGGTCGTCGAGGTCGGCGACGAGGTCACGGTCGAGGTCCTGGACGTCGACATGGACCGCGAGCGCGTCTCCCTGTCGCTCAAGGCGACGCAGGAGGACCCGTGGCAGCACTTCGCCCGGACCCACGCGATCGGTCAGGTCGTCCCGGGCAAGGTCACCAAGCTCGTCCCCTTCGGTGCGTTCGTGCGTGTCGAGGACGGCATCGAGGGCCTGGTCCACATCTCCGAGCTGGCCGAGCGCCACGTCGAGCTGCCCGAGCAGGTCGTCAACGTCGGTCAGGAGATCTTCGTCAAGGTCATCGACATCGACCTCGAGCGTCGCCGCATCTCGCTGAGCCTGAAGCAGGCCAACGAGGACGGCGCCAACCTCACCGAGTTCGACCCGACCCTCTACGGCATGGCCGCGGAGTACGACGAGCAGGGGAACTACAAGTACCCCGAGGGCTTCGACTCCGAGACCAATGAGTGGCTCGAGGGCTACGAGGCGCAGCGTGAGGCGTGGGAGAAGCAGTACGCCGACGCGCACGCCCGCTGGGAGGCGCACCGCGCCCAGATGGAGAAGGCCGCGGCCGACGACGCCGCTGCCGCCGAGGGTGGCGACGACGTCGCGACCACCTCGTACAGCTCCGACAGCAGCAGCAGTAGCACCAGCAGCACTCCCGCCCCGAGCAGCGCCGGCGCAGCGGCCCCCGCCGCGCCGACCAACGAGGGCACGCTGGCCTCGGACGAGGCGCTGGCCGCGCTTCGGGAGAAGCTCACGGGCAACTGA
- a CDS encoding CNNM domain-containing protein: MDSQTLVNLLLVMVFVLVGGVFAATEMAIVTLREGQVRALEEGGERGQRLAGLVRNPNQFLSAVQIGVTVAGFFSSAYGGSTIAPDLVPGLVAVGVPEAAAATLALVAMTLLIAYLSLVFGELVPKRLAMQNNLAFTRVLGRPLQLFATVVRPVIWLLSASTNAVVRLVGGNSSASEEEMTPEEIRDLIEGHQGLRPYPRRILTDVFRAGERSLTRVMRPRTDVQFLEADLTLDQALEHVRDLPHSRFPVTGTDVDDVVGFVHIRDLLLPPSTREDTTRVRDLARTILALPDSLEVLPALSRLRSEQQPLALVVDEYGGTSGLVTTEDLVEEFVGEIYDEHDTGSDPEDATRRSGESLVVDGSLNVEELSDLIGADVSDEDVDTAGGLVMSRLGRLARAGDVVEVAGQRLEVLSVDGRRVARLRVTAVEGPPRP, translated from the coding sequence GTGGACTCCCAGACACTCGTCAACCTCCTGCTCGTCATGGTCTTCGTTCTCGTCGGTGGCGTGTTCGCCGCCACGGAGATGGCCATCGTGACCCTGCGCGAGGGGCAGGTCCGTGCCCTCGAGGAGGGGGGTGAGCGCGGGCAGCGGCTCGCCGGCCTGGTGCGCAACCCCAACCAGTTCCTCTCCGCCGTGCAGATCGGCGTGACCGTGGCCGGCTTCTTCTCCTCGGCCTATGGTGGCTCGACGATCGCCCCGGACCTCGTGCCGGGTCTCGTCGCAGTGGGCGTTCCCGAGGCTGCCGCTGCCACCCTCGCCCTCGTGGCGATGACCCTGCTGATCGCCTACCTCTCGCTCGTCTTCGGCGAGCTGGTGCCCAAACGTCTGGCCATGCAGAACAACCTGGCCTTCACCCGGGTCCTCGGGAGGCCGCTGCAGCTCTTCGCCACAGTGGTCCGGCCGGTCATCTGGTTGCTCTCGGCCTCCACCAACGCCGTCGTCCGGCTCGTCGGTGGCAACTCCTCGGCGTCGGAGGAGGAGATGACCCCGGAGGAGATCCGTGACCTCATCGAGGGCCACCAGGGACTGCGTCCCTACCCCCGGCGCATCCTCACTGACGTCTTCCGGGCCGGCGAGCGTTCGCTGACCCGCGTGATGCGCCCGCGCACGGACGTGCAGTTCCTCGAGGCGGACCTCACGCTCGACCAGGCCCTGGAGCACGTGCGTGACCTCCCCCACTCGCGCTTCCCCGTCACGGGCACGGACGTCGATGACGTGGTCGGCTTCGTGCACATCCGCGACCTGCTTCTGCCGCCGTCGACACGGGAGGACACCACCCGTGTCCGGGATCTCGCCCGGACCATCCTCGCGCTGCCCGACAGCCTCGAGGTCCTCCCGGCGCTCTCCCGCCTCCGGTCCGAGCAGCAGCCCCTCGCACTCGTCGTCGACGAGTACGGCGGCACCAGCGGGCTGGTCACCACGGAGGACCTCGTCGAGGAGTTCGTCGGTGAGATCTATGACGAGCACGACACGGGCTCCGACCCGGAGGACGCGACCCGCCGCAGCGGGGAGAGCCTCGTCGTGGACGGGTCGCTCAACGTCGAGGAGTTGTCCGACCTGATCGGTGCCGACGTCTCCGACGAGGACGTGGACACGGCCGGCGGTCTCGTCATGTCGCGACTCGGCCGCTTGGCCAGGGCGGGTGACGTCGTGGAAGTCGCCGGGCAGCGCCTGGAGGTCCTCTCTGTCGACGGCCGTCGTGTGGCTCGCCTGCGGGTCACTGCCGTCGAGGGACCACCCCGCCCATGA
- the coaE gene encoding dephospho-CoA kinase — protein MLRVGLTGGIGSGKSTVSRRLAELGAVVVDADLIAREVVEPGEPALELIRDRFGNEVFDAKGALDRPALGRVVFGDPDALAALEGITHPAIWERTAQQLAAAQAQGARVAVHDMPLLVEKEMAGEYHLVVVVDTAEEERVRRLVELRGTPEDEARSRVAAQASDEQRRAVADVLLDNNGTPEALLAAVDRLWEKRLAPFADNLAAMRPVTAPEELVLTEPDPVWADMAAREVARLRHRLGDLAITVDHIGSTSVPMYAKPIIDLQVGVESLKVADSTEFMAAMADGGWPRREDITRDSPKDGQPWPKRYHRGCDPAVPIHLHVREIGSPGWRWALLFRDWLRAEPDVRADYRAEKERLAALGLPRGEYAEAKEPWFDAVHPRVGTWARATGWTPPRGGS, from the coding sequence ATGCTGCGCGTGGGCCTCACCGGTGGGATCGGTTCCGGCAAGTCGACCGTCTCGAGGCGCTTGGCCGAGCTCGGAGCGGTCGTCGTGGACGCCGACCTCATCGCCCGGGAGGTGGTCGAGCCGGGGGAGCCGGCGCTGGAGCTGATCCGGGATCGCTTCGGCAACGAGGTCTTCGACGCGAAGGGGGCACTGGACCGTCCGGCGCTGGGCCGCGTGGTCTTCGGGGACCCGGACGCGCTGGCGGCGCTCGAGGGGATCACCCACCCGGCGATCTGGGAGCGGACGGCGCAGCAACTCGCCGCTGCGCAGGCCCAGGGGGCCCGGGTCGCGGTCCACGACATGCCCCTGCTCGTCGAGAAGGAGATGGCCGGGGAGTACCACCTCGTCGTCGTCGTCGACACCGCCGAGGAGGAGCGAGTGCGTCGGCTCGTCGAGCTGCGCGGGACACCGGAGGACGAGGCCCGCTCGCGGGTGGCGGCACAGGCGAGCGACGAGCAGCGGCGTGCCGTCGCCGACGTGCTGTTGGACAACAACGGCACCCCCGAGGCACTCCTGGCGGCGGTCGACCGGCTCTGGGAGAAGCGGCTGGCCCCCTTCGCGGACAACCTTGCCGCGATGCGTCCGGTGACTGCTCCCGAGGAGCTCGTCCTCACCGAACCCGATCCCGTCTGGGCGGACATGGCCGCGCGCGAGGTCGCCCGCCTGCGCCACCGACTCGGTGACCTCGCCATCACCGTCGACCACATCGGCTCCACGTCGGTGCCGATGTACGCCAAGCCGATCATCGACCTGCAGGTCGGGGTCGAGTCCCTCAAGGTCGCCGACAGCACAGAGTTCATGGCCGCCATGGCCGACGGTGGCTGGCCACGACGGGAGGACATCACCCGGGACAGCCCGAAGGACGGGCAGCCCTGGCCCAAGCGGTACCACCGGGGGTGCGACCCGGCCGTCCCGATCCACCTGCACGTGCGGGAGATCGGCTCCCCGGGATGGCGCTGGGCGCTGCTCTTCCGCGACTGGCTTCGTGCGGAGCCCGACGTCCGCGCGGACTACCGCGCCGAGAAGGAGCGTCTCGCGGCGCTCGGTCTCCCGCGTGGGGAGTACGCCGAGGCCAAGGAGCCGTGGTTCGACGCCGTCCACCCACGGGTCGGGACCTGGGCGCGCGCGACCGGGTGGACGCCACCGCGCGGCGGCTCCTGA